From Rutidosis leptorrhynchoides isolate AG116_Rl617_1_P2 chromosome 3, CSIRO_AGI_Rlap_v1, whole genome shotgun sequence, a single genomic window includes:
- the LOC139899648 gene encoding uncharacterized protein: protein MWKAYFLKIETHKYTDPKEKVLVSFDKGGLNIGSLKAFNFALVFKWWWRFLKNPNDLWARVVKSIHGHNFHSNHSSSSVWASIVSVCSNITIKKLLPTDCFRMLIGDDRRIRFWHDLWVGNEPLSHHFNRILHLDSTPNAYISDKWVDGNWLFTWVRDYLGGRNEDLINSLFGIIGKPVLCDRPDSWTCSLNNDGRYTVKKARELIDHLLLSTSQVKTIWYLFMSRKVNIFLWRFRLDSLPVRWNLSAKGINVSSIVCPSCNNGVEYRDHLFFECDVARDLWHKIRIWLDCDMPQMSSWDSFFTWLEDIRLRQLSKDRIIAVVVTSLWALWRFRNGVVFLDSFCNKSSLFDFIRLITFRWIKHRGHLVSNWNSWLSMPL, encoded by the coding sequence GAGAAAGTGTTAGTTTCGTTTGACAAAGGTGGGCTGAATATTGGAAGCCTTAAAGCTTTCAATTTCGCCTTAGTATttaaatggtggtggcggtttttaAAGAACCCGAACGACTTGTGGGCTAGAGTTGTTAAATCGATACATGGGCATAATTTTCATTCGAATCACAGCAGCTCGTCAGTTTGGGCATCGATCGTTTCTGTATGTTCGAATATCACAATTAAGAAGCTGTTACCAACAGATTGTTTTCGTATGTTAATAGGGGATGACCGTAGAATTCGATTTTGGCACGACCTATGGGTTGGAAACGAACCTCTTTCGCACCATTTTAACAGAATACTTCACTTGGATTCAACCCCGAATGCATACATCTCCGATAAATGGGTTGATGGTAATTGGCTTTTCACTTGGGTTAGAGATTATTTAGGTGGTAGAAATGAGGATCTTATTAATAGTCTTTTCGGGATTATTGGTAAACCTGTGTTGTGCGATCGCCCGGATTCTTGGACATGCTCTTTGAATAATGATGGCCGTTATACAGTTAAAAAAGCTAGAGAGCTTATTGATCACTTGCTTCTTTCGACCTCGCAAGTTAAGACTATTTGGTACTTGTTTATGTCTAGAAAAGTTAATATTTTCTTATGGCGTTTTCGTTTAGATTCTCTTCCCGTTCGTTGGAACCTATCCGCGAAGGGGATCAATGTCTCTTCTATTGTTTGTCCGTCTTGTAATAATGGGGTGGAGTATAGAGATCATTTGTTTTTCGAGTGTGATGTGGCTCGGGATTTATGGCATAAAATTCGTATCTGGCTTGATTGCGATATGCCTCAAATGTCATCTTGGGATTCCTTTTTTACCTGGTTAGAAGATATTCGTTTACGCCAGTTGTCAAAGGATCGGATCATCGCGGTTGTGGTGACGTCTTTATGGGCTTTATGGCGGTTCAGGAACGGTGTTGTTTTCTTAGATTCTTTTTGTAACAAAAGTAGTTTATTTGATTTCATTAGATTAATTACTTTTCGTTGGATTAAACATAGAGGTCATTTAGTTTCAAACTGGAACTCATGGCTGTCTATGCCTTTGTAA